CGTTCGAACAGCCGGTCGAGCGTGAAGATCGTGTTGAGTTCGTGCTGGACCTGGTCGACGACGCCGCCGACGAGCTCGCTCGGCTGGATCGCCGTGTACTCGTAGGGGTTGTTCCCGGCGCCCTCGCTCGCGCGCTTCTCGCGGGACACCCGTTCCTCGTCGTGAAGCTCCGCGAGGGCCTCCCGGACGGTGCTCGGGTAGAGCCCCGTTCCCTGGGCGACCTCCTCGGACGTGCTGCCAGGGTGGGCGAGCAGGTGAACGTAAATCTTCGCGCGGGTCTCCGTGTCGAGAATCCACGACAGGAGATCGACGATCCGCTGGTCGACTTCGTCGACTGCGGCACCCGCCACCCCGTCCTGTCCCTCCGGGTCGGTCCGCCTCGAGCCGTCGTCGGTTACTGGATGCTCGTCAGTGTCGTCCGAAGCCATGTGCTCTCGTGTGAGAGGATGATTCGTGCGATGTTAAACCTTTGTGGCTCACTCGACGGCGAGTAACAGCGACTCACAGAGGGGCTCTTCCCCGCGCTCCTCGAGCAGTCGGCGCTGGCGGCTCGCGCCGCTCTCGCGGTCGTACACCTCCCGAATGCCGTCGATCCCCAGCCGCTCGCACTCGCGGTCGACGAGCTCGCCCAGATCGACGGTGCCCTCGAGATCCCGGGCGATGAACGTGGCGTCGTGACCGTGGCGGATCGCCCGCCACTTGTTCTCGTCGAGCAGCTCCCGGCGGTGCTGGTAGCCGAGCGCGCCGTCCTCGTACTCCTCGGCCAGGGCCATCACGAGCGCGTGGGTGTACTCGACGAACGCGAGGACGACATCGGGATCGGCCTGGCCGTCCGGCGTGCGAACCTCGACCGTCCCGTGGCCCGTGTGCGGCCGGACGTCGTACCAGAGCTCGCCGCGGTCGTTGATCGCCTCGGACTCGAGCATCCGCCGTTCGAAGGTGTCGAACGCCTCGTAGTCCTCGAAGCAGGTCGGCATCCCGGTGTTCGGCAGCGCCTCGAAGATCTTCGCGCGGGCCGACTGGAGGCCGGTGTCGAAGCCGTTCCAGAACGGCGAGTTCGCCGACAGCGCCAGCATGATCGGGACGTACCACCGCAGTTCGTTGGCGATCCAGACCGCCTTGTCGGCGTCGTCGACGCCGACGTGGACGTGGACGCCCGCCGTCGTGTTCCGGTGTTGGGGGTACTGGATGCGATCGAGCTGCGAGCGGTACCGGGGCTTTTCGGCGTGCTCGAGTTCGCGCCACTTCGCCAGCGGGTGAAGCCCCGCGGCGGCGACCCGAAAGCCGTGGGCTTCGGCGTGGTCGACGAGCGCCTCGCGCACCTCGAGCAGCGCCTCGCGGGCGTCTCCGGGGCGTTCGATCAGCGGGGTCTGGGTCTCGATGACGCACTTGAACAGCTCGTGATCGAGTCGCCCCTCCAGGATCGCCGGCGGCTCGTGGTCGTAGACGAGTTCGTCGGTCCCGCTCGTGGGTCGGCCGCGCTCGTCGACGACGAAGCACTCCTCTTCGATTCCCAGCGTCCCCAACCGCGTGAACGAATCCGGCGACCCGCGTTCCATCGATCACTGATTTTCCCTCCGACGGTAAATACGGTTTGGAGTCGGCAGGCGAACGAGCGGAACTGACACGCCAGACGGTAACGCGCCCGCCATCACCAGCGACGGGTCTCCACGGGAGAGACGCCCGCGGTGGCTACTCGTACAGGTCGGTCGCGAGGCGTTCGTACGCCGGCGAGGCGGTTCGGATCGCGTTCCCGACGTGCTGGAGCTCCATCCCGAGGAGGACGACCACGTCGCTCAGCGAGACGATCCCGACGAGCGAGCCGTCGTCGTCGACGACCGGGATGCGCTGTGAGCCGGTCCGCGAGAGCTCCTCGACGACCTCGTAGATCCCGGTGTCGGCGGTGACGGTGACCAGATCGTCCGCGAGCAGCTCCGCCACCGCCTGCGACTCGGGAGCGGGGTCGTCGGTCAGCAGCACCATCGCGAGGTCGCGGTCGGTGACGATCCCGAGGGGCTCGCCGTCCTCGGCGACGACGGCGCTCCCGACGCTCTCGGCTCGCATGGTCTCGACGACCTCGGAAAGCGGCGACTCGGGGGCGACGGTGACCACGCGCGTCCGTGCGATGTCGATGACGGGCATACCCCCGGTACGACCTCGAGGCCCTTGAGTTCGCCCGCCCCTCGCGGACGCCCCGGAGTCCAAGCGGGTAAGTACACCGCCGGCCAACCGTCACACGAATGCACGGACGGCGGCTCGCGACGACGGACGAGATCATCGCCGTCGTCAGTCCCGACAGCGAGGACGCCCTCGAGCGCCTCGAGCGATGGACCGACGACCGGGAGCTACGGCTGGCCGTCGTCGACGTCGGCCGGGACATCAGCGACGTCTACACCGAGGACCGGCCGACCCTCGGCGTCACCATCGGCGGCGACGGCACGTTCCTCGAGGGGATCAAGACGTTCGCCCCGCGGGGGATCCCGCTGCTGGGCGTGAACACCGGCACGCTGTCGTTTCTGGCCCGGGTCGAGCCCGACGAACTCGAGGACGCGCTCGAGGAGGCCCTCCGCGGGCGGGCGGTCGTCGACAGCCGCCAGCAGCTCCACGTCAGCGCGCGCGGGGTCGACGCGACCGGGATCAACGACGTCACCCTCGAACACGTCCTGCCGGAGAACCCCGTCAACCGCAAGATCACCCGGCTGCACGTGTTCGCCAACGACGAGTACGTCGGCGAGTTCGAGGGCTCCGGGCTGGCGGTGTCGACGCCCACGGGGTCGACCGGCCTCTCACTGTCGGCGAACGGACCGGTCCACTATCCGGTGAACAACGAGTCCCTCCAGCTCGTCCCCCTCCACACCCACCAGCTCGGCGTGCGTCCGGTCGTGATGGCGCCGTCGACCGAACTGCGGATCGTCACCGGCGGGCGAGCGAGCCTGCTGGTCGACGGCGGTCGGGCGCACACGATCCTCCGCGAGAACGAGGAGGTGCTCGTGACCGGCGCCGACCGACACGCCCACATCGTCCGGACGAGCTACGACGACCACTTCTTCACCGCGATCACCAAGAAGCTCGGCTGGGACGTTCGCGGCGAGGACGACGCCGGTCCCGACGCGAGCGCCGCGCCGGCCCCGCTCTCGAGGAACGGCGCGGACGAAGGCGAGGACCTCGTCGAACGGGCCCGCGTCCTCGCCGAGGAGGTCGCCCAGAGCGCCGGCGAGCCGCTCCGAGAGCTCCACGGCCGCGTCGAGTCGATCACGGTCAAGACGGACAAGGCGGACATCGTCACCGAAGCCGACCACCAGGCGAACCGGATCATCACGACCGCCATCGCGAACGAGTTCCCCGACCACGGCATCTTCTCGGAGGAGGGTGGCCGAATCGAGGCCGACGGTCCCTACACCTGGGTGATCGACCCCCTCGACGGAACCGGAAACTTCGCTCACGGCAACCCCAACTACGCGGTGTCGGTCGCCCTCGTCGAGGAGCGGTACCCGGTCGTCGGCGTCGTCTACGTGCCCGAAACCGACGAACTGTTCAGCGCGGTCGCGGGCGGCGAGGCGACGGAGAACGAGACGCCGCTGTCGACGACCGACCGGGACCGCCTCGACGAGAGCATGCTCCTCTCGGGGTACGACCCCGACGGCTCCTTTCTCTCGAACTTCTACCAGGAGGCTCGCGGCGTCCGCCGGCTCGGTTCGGCGGCGCTCAACCTGTGTTACCTCGCCAGCGGCAGCGCGGACGCGGTCTGGGAGTACGACACCTACCCCTGGGACGTCGCCGCGGGGCTGGTGATCGCCCGTGCGGCCGGCGCGCGGATCACCAACGCCGCCGGCGAGCCGTTCACGTTCGACTTCGAAACCGGCAGCCGAAAGATGCTCCTGGGCTCGAACGGGCCGCTGCACCCGGCCCTGCTCGAGCACCTCGAGGCGGGCGTCGTCGACAGGTGAGCGCCCGTCGTGGGCGTCGCCGGCTGGCACTGCTCGAGCGCGCGGATAACCGGGTCCGTCACAGCACGTCGGATTCGATCGCCGAGAGGTACAGGAAGTACGCCAGGGCCGCCACGATCAGGGAGACCGCAAGGACGGTCACTCCGACGAACCCGTCGAGCGCCGCTCCGGGGTCGTTCCAGAGGTAGACTCCACCCTCGATCGCGAACGCGGTCAGCCCGCCGTAGAACAGCGCCAGGGCCGTCGCCCGAACCACGGCCACCCCGCCGCGGTCGCGGCTCTGGAACAGTTCGAGGACGAACAGGAGCGCGAAGATGAGGAGGTAGAACGGGCTCGGGATCGCCTGGCCGAGCGTCTGCGGGCCGGTCACCGCGACGTAGCCGTAGTACGCCAGCGCGAGCAGGACGCCCCCGACCAGCGTCAGCGAGAGCCCGTAGCCGCTGGCGTCGGTGACGGTCGCCGGGACGAAGCCGTCGCTCGAGTCGGTCCCGTCGGCGTCGGCTGTCGCGGTCCGTCCCCGATCGCTCGTCGAATCGGCTCGGACGTTCGAGTCCGACGGGGAACCGTCGGGGTCGTCGTCTCCGGACATACCCGTCCCTTCTCCGGCGTGCATTACAAGCGTTGGCACGGAAATAACGCGTTGACACGGAACTCGCGGTGTGCCCGGTCGCTCGCTACGACCGCGGTCGCGCGACGACCCCGAGGTGGTCGACGTGGTACTCGTCGAGCGGGCGGGACTCGAGCACTTCGTACCCGCTCTCGAGCTCCGCGCTGACGTCCTCGAAGACGTCCTCGGGGTTGTGGGTGACGTCCTCGCTGCGGGCTTTCACCGCGAGCAGCAGGCGGCCGTCGTCGGCGAGAAAGCGCCGGTTCTCGAGGGCGACCCTCGCCTGGCCGCGGGTGGCGACGTCCTGGACGACGACGTCGACGTCGGATTCGACGACGTGGGCGTACGTCTCGGGTTTCCGGGCGTCCTTGAGCAGCGGGAACAGCCGCGGGCGGGAGTCGGCCGCCGAGAGCAGGTCCCGCGCGGGACGGGGGGCGAACTCCACGGCGTACGTCGGCCCCGCGAAGTCAGCGACGTGACTCACGGTCGTCCCGCTGGCGGCACCCAGGTAGAGCACCGTCTCGCCGCCCTCGAGACCCGTCTCCATCCCCAGCTCGAGCATCGCGCCGAGTTTCGAGCGATGCGGGTCCCAGGCGCGCCAGGCTCCATCGGTAGGTTCGCCGTACACCGGCTCTCCCCGGGTCGCGAGCCGCTCTGCCCCGTCGATCTCGCGGCGCTCGACGCCGACGGGACGCTCACTCACCGCCGTCACCCCCCGACTCCGCGTCGGCCCGTGCCTGGATCGTCTCGAGGCGCTCTGTGAGTTCGGCCTCGAGTTCCGGTCGCACCTCGCCGGAGTAGTGGTCGACGCGGGCGGCGATCGCGAGCTTTCCGGCGACGGCGCGGGCGGCCGACCCCCGATCCTCGAGGCGGGTGCCCCGGACCCCCTCGTGGGTGTAGATGACCCCGTGTTTGGGCGACGGAGCGTGGCCCTCGAGGTGGGCGAACAGCGCGTCCTCGGCGCCCAGCACCTGAACGGTGCCGCTGGGCTGTTTGGCGAGGGGTTCGAGGCCGCCCGCCAGGGAGATGAGCCGCGCGGCGAGGACGGGACCGGCGAGGGCGGCGAGGTTCGGCGCCACGGCGGGCGTTCGGCGCTCGACGAACGCCCGCAGGTCGTCGGCTTCGTCCGCGAGACCCGCGACGCGTCCCGCGAGCGACCGAATCGACTCCCGTCCGGGTTCGGGCTCTCGAGCGGCCAGTTCGCGGGCGTAGTCGATGCCGGTTCCGGGGTCGTCGTCGACCGTGCCGGCCCACTCGGCGAGCCGTTCGGCGAGCTCGTTGGCCGTCCGCTGGCAGTCGTCCATCGCGCGAATCGCGTGGACCAGCTGGCGGTCGTCCGCGCGCTCTCGCTCCGCGACCGCGGCGCGGGTCGCAGCCGTCGCCGCCGCGCGGAGGGCGTCGTAGTAGTCGTCCTCGTCGTCGACGAAGCCGGCGGCGACGGCGAGTTCGGGCCACGCCCGCGGCTCCTCCGCAGCTCCCTCACGAACCCTGGTGGCGAGTTCGTCCGTCGCCGCGGCGTCGATGGGGGCGCCGTCGTCGACGAACCATCCCTCGGAGTCGGTCATACCGTCTCCTTTCGCCCCGCGGCGATTAAACGCCCCGCTCTGGGTCGGTTCCACGCGGGGATCGAACTCGTGGTCGACTCGAGAACGAAGGCGGCGACCTACGGCCCGAGCAGGAAGATGACCACGAGAAAGACGAGGACCGCGAGCACCAGCGACGCCTCGACCCAGGTGTTGTACGCCGGGTCGCCGAGCATCCGGAGCCAGTCGTCGAAGACGTCGTACAGCAGCGAGAGCCCGAACAGGACGAACGCGGCGACCGCGATCGCCAGCACCGCGCCGACCGGCTCCTCCTGGGGTACCTCGACGACGATGGTGAGCAGGACGGTCAGCAACACCAGGTACGCGATCCCGAGCGTCGTCAGCGAGACGAACTTGCGGTAGCTCCGTCGCATCGCGTCGACCCGCGGGACCAGCGACGTCAGAAAGTACGCGATCGTGGCGACGGTGAGCAGTGCGAGGACGAGGGACGTGTCGACGTCTACCATGCGAAACGCTGGTCACTGCGGTGACAATACGCTTTCCCCGCAGACCCGCCGTCGTCGGTCCCGAGAACTCATTACCCGCCGGCGGGTACGACCGGTATGGACATCGGCGTCACCGTCGGCGACTCGATCGAGCGACTCGAGGCGACGAGCGCCGACTTCGACTTCGCGGAGTTCGGCCTGAGCGAGGGGGTCGATCCCGCAACCGACGTCGACGGCAACCGCCTCGAGGCGGCCCTCGAGGAAACCGGGACGGACCTCTGCGTCCACCTCCCGTTCAAGCAGGTGGTCGTAACGCCGGTTCCCGAGATCAACGACGCCATCGTCGCCCACCAGACGCGGCTGCTCGAGTGGGCCGGCGGCGTCGGCGCCGAGAAGGCCGTTCTACACGGGACGGCGCGCAACCCACACGAGACGGACCTCCGTCCGGCGTTCGCCGAACAGGTGCGCGCGATCGACGAGGCCGGCGAGGCGGCCGGCGTCGAGGTCGTCCTCGAGAACGTCGGTCACCAGAAGCGCGGCTTTCCGCTCTCGGTGCTCGGCGACATCGCCCGCGACACGGGAACGGCGGTCTGTTTCGACGTCGGACACGCCTACATGGAGGATGGCGACGACGGCGTCGAGCGGTTCCTCCGGGGGTACGCCGACCTGATCTCGCACCTCCACGTCCACGACGCGCGCAGCCGCGGCGACACGCACATCCCGATCGGCGCCGGCGAGATCGACTATTCGATCCTCGAGGACCGGCTCGCGGGGTTCGACGGCACCGTCGCCGTCGAGGTGTTCACCGACGACGTCTCGCTGCTGACCGACACGGCCGGCCGCGTGGCCGACGCGCTCGGCGAGCCGTTCTGAAGACCGGGGACCGACGGCGCGGTGAACGCGCCGCTCGCCGGCTTCGCTCACTTCGCTCCGGCGTTACGCCCGATCCCGGTCGGCCGGCCGCGCCGACGCGTCGACAGCCGGCCCGTCGGCGACGACCGACCGGCCGGGGAGCTCCGGACTGGGCTCGCGGCCGAGCGTTAGCAGCCGCTCGGTGAGCGTGATCTCCTCCGCGCTGGGGCTTCGCTTCTCGATCTCCTCGTACTCGACTACCACGTCACCGGCCTCGGCGCCGATCCGGACGGCACAGAGCTGGTACGACGGGTAGTACACGGGCGGCAGTATCCCCGCGACGACCTCCCGGCGGTGGAGGCGCTTGAGCCACGTCCCGCTGTTGACGAGCAGCCGGCCGTCGACCTCCCGAAGCCCCGGGCGGTGGGTGTGTCCGTAACAGAACACCGCCGTCTCCGGACGGTCGGCGAACACCGCTCGAGCGGCCTCACGGTAGGGCTCCTCGGGGTCGACCGTGAGCTCCTCCTCGAGGAGACCGAATCGGTCGACCGTCGCTCGCAGGTCGCGGAAGACGAGGTAGACGGGGATTCCCGCCAGGAGGAGCACGCCGGCGATCGCGGCGGTGGCGACGAGGAGGAAGTGGACGGCCTCCCCGACCAGCCCCAGCCGGGCGAGCGCCGCGTCGACCGTCTCGACCGGCAGCGTCCAGACGCCGGCGACGTCCAGTCCGGCCAGGACCGCGACGACGACACAGAGGTTGAACAGCAACAGGAACGGTATCACGGCGTACCGCAGGAGGGGGTTCATCTCCCGGTAGAAGTACTTCGAGAGCAGCCAGTGGGGCACCCGGTCGGTCGGGGTAACCGCCTGGACGTCCTTCAGCCAGTTGTACCGACCCCGATCGGAGAGCTGGCCCGCCTTGCTCGTCACGTGGGTGTTGTAGTGGTAGCCGATCGGCGTCTCGTAGGGGTTGCCGAAGTCCTCGAACCGGTTGTTGGAGTCCTGCTGGTGACCGTGTTCGAAGTGGATCGTCCGGTTCCCGACCGGACGCGTGATCGACGACGACCGGACCAGGTCGACGTTGTACCGGGCCAGCCGCTCGCGGTACTCCTCGTAGGCCGCGAGTTCGTTGTCGTGGTTGCCCGGCAACAGCGTGATCGGGACGTTCTCGCCGGTCGCACGCAGCTGTGAAAACAGTTCGGGGTACCGCTCGATCAGGGCATCGAGCTTCGCCGGGCCGTCGACCGCGGTGAACTCCCACAGCCCGAACAGATCGCCGTTGACGATCAGCTCGGCGTTCTCGTCGGTCGTCTCGAGTCGCTCGAGGAAGGCGAGTAGCTCCTCGAGAAAGTCCACCTCGCCGAGTTGCTCGTCGCCGCCGATGTGGAGGTCGCTGATCACGTAGTAAACCGGCTCGCCGCCCTCGTCGGCCATAGGGTCAGGCGTTCGACTCGAGTACGTATAGTGCTGATCCAGCCGGGAGAGACTGTCACCAGTCGGGAGGGGTTTATGCCGGCGTTCGGGAAAGGGGGAGCGACTCGAGTCTCAGACGCCGAAGACCGCACGCAGCATGTCGCGGGTTCCGGGGCCGAGGCCGACGGCGACGACGGTGATCATCAGCAGCGTCGCGTAGCGCGGACTCTCATCGAACACCGTCTCGTCGAAGATCCAGATGACGACGACGGCGGCGACGATCTTGACGATCAGGAACGGCCACGCGACGCCGGTCACTTCGGCGATCGAGGCGGGGAGGATCGAGCCGGTGTAGTTCACGATCGCCTCGTTGATGGGGTGTTTCGGCGTGAGGTTGTAGCCTGGGCCCAGCCGGTAGGCCCAGTCGAGGCCGATCACGTTCGCGACGCCGTCGACGGCGTGCGCCCAGATGACGACTAGCCCCATGTACTCCGTCCCGCGGTTGATCTCCGGTGCGAACGCCTGGAGGGCGTACCAGGTGATCGCCGTGACGGCCGTCGCCCCGACGAGCGTGAGGACGAGGATCAGCCAGTGGAACTCCGCGAACGGCTCGGTTACGGCGAGGTAGCCGAGGTAGCCGACCGTGACCGCGAGCGCGGCCGTCCCGATCCCCGCCAGCGGGTACTCGTAGCCGCTGACGTAGCCGTTTCGCTCGAGCCAGACCGAGAGCAACAGCGCGAGGAGCGTTACGAGGAAGACGGTGACGTAGATGAAGGGGCTGATGAGCGCGGCCACGTACGGTAGCTGCATCACCATCTCGCCGGTTTCGCGCGCGCCGGCGACGTTCGCGTCCTCGACGACGCGGAGCGTGCCGCCGAACAACATGAACGGGAACAGCGCGTAGAAGCCGGCCCGGTAACGCTGGATGTCCAGCCGCCGGATGAGCAGGATGATTCCGACCAGCAGCAGGATCAGAATCGGGATGTAGCCCGCGTAGGAGACGAAGGTGTACCCCGGCGACGCCGTGGGACCGTCGCCCGCTCCGGCGTCGGCACAGGGGATCTCCGCGCCGCCGGCCCACGCGACACAGCCCAGCCCTCGCGCGTCGGCAACGACCGGTCCCCAGTAGTACTGCCAGATGAGATCGACGTACACCCGCTGGGGAAACGCCAGCGCGGCGAACGTGATCGCGAGCGCGACGATACCGGTGAGCGCGGCCCACGCACCCATCGGCCCGACGCGGTCGATGTACTCGTCCATACACGATATCCTGCGACGGCGACCGCTTACCGCTTCCGGTTTTCTGTACGAACCGAGACCCCCTCCCTCGAGAGGGGGCTCGCTCAAACCGGGAGCTCGTCGCTCTCGTAGGTCGTGCCGAGGATGACCATCGTCTGCGATCGGGCGAAGCCGTCCATCCGGGCGATCCGCTCGAACATCAGCTCGCGCAACCCGTCGGCGTCCTCGGCGTAGACGCGCATCATCACGTCCCACTCGCCCGTCGTCAGGTGAACCTGCTGGACGCCCTCGATGTCCGTGAGCCGCTCCAAGGTGTCCTGCTCGCGACCCTGTTCGACGCGGAGTCCGACGAGCGCCGAGATGCCGAGTCCGACCGCCTTCGGCTCGACCCTCGCGTGATACCCCTCGATGACCCCCGCCTCCTCCATTCGGCTGACCCGGTCGTGAACCGTCGCGCTCGACATGTCGATCTGGCGGGCAATTTCGCTGAACGGTGTACGGGCGTTTCGCTGGAGAATCCGGAGAATCGCCCGATCGGTGTCATCGAGTTCCATACCTCGTTCGCCGAACGCACCGGTAAAAATACTTCTGACGCGTCGGTCGCTCCCGGGTCGAGCTACCGTTCGATCTCGCGAGCCGCCTCGAGGACGTGCTCGTGGACGGCGCCGTTGGAGGCGACCAGTCCCCTGCTGTCGTGGCGCCAGCGCTCGCCCTCGAGGTCCGTGACGGTTCCGCCGGCCTCCCGGACGTGGTGAACGCCGGCGACGGAGTCCCACGGGTTCGCCTGCACGTTGGTGAGGACGCCGTCGAGGGCGCCCGAGGCGACCATCGCGAGCACCGCCTGGGCGCAGCCGAACCGGCGCATATCCGCGAAGCGGTCGACGATCGCCTTGCTCGCCGCGGCGTACTGATCCCGGTCGTCGTACCCCCACCAGATCGTCGGACAGACGGTACAGAGCTCGGGATCCGCCCGGTCGCTGACCGCGATCGGCTCGCCGTTCAGCGCCACGCCGTCCGGCCCCGCGAGGTAGCTGTCGCCGAGTGCGGGGAGCACCGTCGCCGCACCGACGGGCTCGCCGTCGATCACGGCCGCGACCGCGGTTCCGAACACCCGGATTCCGCGAACGAAGTTGTTCGTCCCGTCGATCGGGTCGACGATCCAGGCCGGCCCCTCCTCGGGAACCGCCTTCAGTTCCTCGTCCTCCTCGCCGACGACGGGATCGTCCGGGTACTCCTCGCGGACGACCTCGATCACCGCCCGCTGGGCGTCGCGGTCGGCCTGCGTGACGACGTCGGTCTTGCCGTTTTTCGTCTCGACTGCGATCCCGGATCGGAACGCCTCCTCGGCGACGGCCGCACCCGCGCGCGCCGCCCGCTCGGCGAGGTCGGCGCGTCGCTGCGCGGACTCGAGTTCGGTCATTACCCGTCCTGGTGGGTGCGCGCGCAAAGAGGTGGCGGTTTCGGCCGCCACGCGTCGCTGGTCGGCGCGTCGGTCTCGAGAATGTTGCGAGGGAAGATCGCTGTAGGATCTTCCGCATCTCGCGCAGCGCGTACGTGCGCTTCGCTTCGATGCGAGGGGAGGGAATCGAACTACCTCCTGGAACCTGCGCGAAGCGCAGAACCCCGGCGTAATTCGGTCCCTCCTGCATCTCGTTCGGTGCGTTTTTGCACCTCACTGTGATGCGAGGGGAGGGAATCGAACCCACGAACTCCTACGAGAGCGGATCTTGAGTCCGCCGCCGTTGGCCGCTTGGCTACCCTCGCACCCGTCGTGCTTTTCTGCGGGTAATCCCCGCACTCGTACCCTATAGCTGGCGAATATATACCACCTGCGGTGTGGGCCACCTGATGGTGACTGTGGAGCGGTCGTCGACTCGAGACCTCTGCGGGAAAACAAAACAGTCTACTCGCCTGTCTGCGAGCACTCGACTGTGACCGAACGCAGGGACTCCACCGGAAAACGCGTGGTGGTCGGACTCCTCCTCGGAATCGTCGCCCTCACGGCAGCCCTCGGCGCCGTTCTGGGCGCCGTCGTCCCCGCCCAGACCGGTCTCGAGGAGGTGACGATCCTCGCGATCACGTTCACCGTCTCGCCGACGTCGTTCGCGCTGTACGGCGCCGTCACCGTCGGCACGTTCCTCGGGGTCACCATCCTCGTCGTCCGGGCGATTTCGCAGTTCGAAGACGGCGTCTGAGCCGGCTACTCCTCGACCTGCTCGACGATCTCGTCGACGATCTCCGGATTACGCAGCGTGGAGGTGTCGCCCAGTTCGTTTCCGGAGGCGATGTCCTCGAGGAGCCGCCGCATGATCTTTCCGGAGCGAGTCTTGGGGAGTTCGGGCGTGAAGATCACCTCCTCGGGGCGGGCGATCGGGCCGATGGCGTCTTCGACCTCCTCGACGATCCGGTCGGACATGGCGTCGGTGGGGTCCTGACCGTCCTCGAGGATCA
Above is a genomic segment from Natrononativus amylolyticus containing:
- a CDS encoding NAD(+)/NADH kinase; protein product: MHGRRLATTDEIIAVVSPDSEDALERLERWTDDRELRLAVVDVGRDISDVYTEDRPTLGVTIGGDGTFLEGIKTFAPRGIPLLGVNTGTLSFLARVEPDELEDALEEALRGRAVVDSRQQLHVSARGVDATGINDVTLEHVLPENPVNRKITRLHVFANDEYVGEFEGSGLAVSTPTGSTGLSLSANGPVHYPVNNESLQLVPLHTHQLGVRPVVMAPSTELRIVTGGRASLLVDGGRAHTILRENEEVLVTGADRHAHIVRTSYDDHFFTAITKKLGWDVRGEDDAGPDASAAPAPLSRNGADEGEDLVERARVLAEEVAQSAGEPLRELHGRVESITVKTDKADIVTEADHQANRIITTAIANEFPDHGIFSEEGGRIEADGPYTWVIDPLDGTGNFAHGNPNYAVSVALVEERYPVVGVVYVPETDELFSAVAGGEATENETPLSTTDRDRLDESMLLSGYDPDGSFLSNFYQEARGVRRLGSAALNLCYLASGSADAVWEYDTYPWDVAAGLVIARAAGARITNAAGEPFTFDFETGSRKMLLGSNGPLHPALLEHLEAGVVDR
- a CDS encoding NOP5/NOP56 family protein; translation: MTDSEGWFVDDGAPIDAAATDELATRVREGAAEEPRAWPELAVAAGFVDDEDDYYDALRAAATAATRAAVAERERADDRQLVHAIRAMDDCQRTANELAERLAEWAGTVDDDPGTGIDYARELAAREPEPGRESIRSLAGRVAGLADEADDLRAFVERRTPAVAPNLAALAGPVLAARLISLAGGLEPLAKQPSGTVQVLGAEDALFAHLEGHAPSPKHGVIYTHEGVRGTRLEDRGSAARAVAGKLAIAARVDHYSGEVRPELEAELTERLETIQARADAESGGDGGE
- a CDS encoding CBS domain-containing protein; the encoded protein is MPVIDIARTRVVTVAPESPLSEVVETMRAESVGSAVVAEDGEPLGIVTDRDLAMVLLTDDPAPESQAVAELLADDLVTVTADTGIYEVVEELSRTGSQRIPVVDDDGSLVGIVSLSDVVVLLGMELQHVGNAIRTASPAYERLATDLYE
- a CDS encoding metallophosphoesterase, whose product is MADEGGEPVYYVISDLHIGGDEQLGEVDFLEELLAFLERLETTDENAELIVNGDLFGLWEFTAVDGPAKLDALIERYPELFSQLRATGENVPITLLPGNHDNELAAYEEYRERLARYNVDLVRSSSITRPVGNRTIHFEHGHQQDSNNRFEDFGNPYETPIGYHYNTHVTSKAGQLSDRGRYNWLKDVQAVTPTDRVPHWLLSKYFYREMNPLLRYAVIPFLLLFNLCVVVAVLAGLDVAGVWTLPVETVDAALARLGLVGEAVHFLLVATAAIAGVLLLAGIPVYLVFRDLRATVDRFGLLEEELTVDPEEPYREAARAVFADRPETAVFCYGHTHRPGLREVDGRLLVNSGTWLKRLHRREVVAGILPPVYYPSYQLCAVRIGAEAGDVVVEYEEIEKRSPSAEEITLTERLLTLGREPSPELPGRSVVADGPAVDASARPADRDRA
- a CDS encoding glutamate--cysteine ligase, which gives rise to MERGSPDSFTRLGTLGIEEECFVVDERGRPTSGTDELVYDHEPPAILEGRLDHELFKCVIETQTPLIERPGDAREALLEVREALVDHAEAHGFRVAAAGLHPLAKWRELEHAEKPRYRSQLDRIQYPQHRNTTAGVHVHVGVDDADKAVWIANELRWYVPIMLALSANSPFWNGFDTGLQSARAKIFEALPNTGMPTCFEDYEAFDTFERRMLESEAINDRGELWYDVRPHTGHGTVEVRTPDGQADPDVVLAFVEYTHALVMALAEEYEDGALGYQHRRELLDENKWRAIRHGHDATFIARDLEGTVDLGELVDRECERLGIDGIREVYDRESGASRQRRLLEERGEEPLCESLLLAVE
- a CDS encoding fibrillarin-like rRNA/tRNA 2'-O-methyltransferase — its product is MSERPVGVERREIDGAERLATRGEPVYGEPTDGAWRAWDPHRSKLGAMLELGMETGLEGGETVLYLGAASGTTVSHVADFAGPTYAVEFAPRPARDLLSAADSRPRLFPLLKDARKPETYAHVVESDVDVVVQDVATRGQARVALENRRFLADDGRLLLAVKARSEDVTHNPEDVFEDVSAELESGYEVLESRPLDEYHVDHLGVVARPRS
- a CDS encoding DUF63 family protein is translated as MDEYIDRVGPMGAWAALTGIVALAITFAALAFPQRVYVDLIWQYYWGPVVADARGLGCVAWAGGAEIPCADAGAGDGPTASPGYTFVSYAGYIPILILLLVGIILLIRRLDIQRYRAGFYALFPFMLFGGTLRVVEDANVAGARETGEMVMQLPYVAALISPFIYVTVFLVTLLALLLSVWLERNGYVSGYEYPLAGIGTAALAVTVGYLGYLAVTEPFAEFHWLILVLTLVGATAVTAITWYALQAFAPEINRGTEYMGLVVIWAHAVDGVANVIGLDWAYRLGPGYNLTPKHPINEAIVNYTGSILPASIAEVTGVAWPFLIVKIVAAVVVIWIFDETVFDESPRYATLLMITVVAVGLGPGTRDMLRAVFGV
- a CDS encoding sugar phosphate isomerase/epimerase family protein is translated as MDIGVTVGDSIERLEATSADFDFAEFGLSEGVDPATDVDGNRLEAALEETGTDLCVHLPFKQVVVTPVPEINDAIVAHQTRLLEWAGGVGAEKAVLHGTARNPHETDLRPAFAEQVRAIDEAGEAAGVEVVLENVGHQKRGFPLSVLGDIARDTGTAVCFDVGHAYMEDGDDGVERFLRGYADLISHLHVHDARSRGDTHIPIGAGEIDYSILEDRLAGFDGTVAVEVFTDDVSLLTDTAGRVADALGEPF
- a CDS encoding helix-turn-helix domain-containing protein — its product is MASDDTDEHPVTDDGSRRTDPEGQDGVAGAAVDEVDQRIVDLLSWILDTETRAKIYVHLLAHPGSTSEEVAQGTGLYPSTVREALAELHDEERVSREKRASEGAGNNPYEYTAIQPSELVGGVVDQVQHELNTIFTLDRLFERDGEDEFGDGVEPVTITVDGDDDPDEADVVPGGDPADELEDDLDDDLGDADDGSA